A stretch of Aedes aegypti strain LVP_AGWG chromosome 2, AaegL5.0 Primary Assembly, whole genome shotgun sequence DNA encodes these proteins:
- the LOC5564456 gene encoding dual specificity protein phosphatase 18, with protein MKVVNINSVNHQHHLDGLQATLMEDPITPKATSDVGEAAMMGQDTPGGESHGGGGCCSGIVLPSSQSKTNQIQALLERHENPQSVPVAATAASNPSPYSITAVSKLLKNLYLCGGSAATVPTMQQLGVTLVINATTESELPNTPLPCDETGYLRVPVKDSRETDLDRYFNEVADRIEEESQRNGITLVHCVVGVSRSASLCLAYLIKYHRMSLKDAYQHVKARRPQIRPNVAFVKQLMEFEFKQTGRRSVSLVYCHSLDQELPDIYEPEFRTMEMLYHKFRRNIARR; from the exons ATGAAAGTGGTAAACATCAACAGTGTGAATCATCAGCATCACTTGGACGGGCTGCAGGCGACGCTGATGGAGGATCCCATCACTCCGAAAGCGACCTCCGATGTGGGAGAAGCTGCGATGATGGGTCAAGACACTCCGGGAGGTGAATCGCATGGGGGAGGTGGATGCTGCTCGGGAATCGTTCTGCCATCGAGCCAAtcgaaaaccaatcaaatccaaGCCCTGCTCGAACGACACGAAAATCCCCAGTCGGTTCCAGTGGCAGCTACAGCGGCCAGTAATCCCTCACC ATATTCCATCACAGCCGTATCGAAGCTCCTAAAGAATCTATACCTCTGCGGCGGAAGTGCAGCCACGGTGCCCACAATGCAGCAACTTGGCGTCACGCTGGTGATCAACGCTACGACTGAATCGGAACTTCCAAACACTCCATTGCCCTGTGATGAAACTGGTTATCTGCGGGTACCGGTCAAGGATAGCCGCGAAACGGACCTGGACCGATACTTCAACGAAGTGGCCGATCGTATTGAAGAG GAATCCCAACGCAACGGCATAACCCTCGTTCACTGCGTAGTCGGAGTCAGCCGGTCGGCTTCCCTGTGCCTAGCCTACCTTATCAAGTACCATCGGATGAGCCTGAAGGACGCCTACCAGCACGTGAAAGCCCGGCGACCCCAAATCCGACCCAACGTAGCCTTCGTCAAACAACTGATGGAGTTCGAGTTCAAACAGACCGGTCGCCGCTCCGTGTCCCTCGTGTACTGCCATTCCCTAGACCAGGAACTGCCGGACATCTACGAGCCGGAGTTTCGCACCATGGAAATGCTGTACCACAAGTTCCGGCGGAATATTGCTCGTCGTTAG